The following is a genomic window from Pseudomonas purpurea.
GCCAAGGCGCTGAAGATAAGGCGCTTCGGTGCCGAACGCTACTGCTTCGGCAAGGTGGCCGGTGAGCTTTTCAGCGACGCGCACCAGTTCCGAGTCTTCCGGTTGCTCGAACGGCGGCACTTCGGGGAACAGCGGCGCGTAATCAATCTTCACCTGATGGCGCTCGGCGACCGGGCCAAGCTTCTGCCGGATCGCGTCGCGCAGGGCCGCCGGGTCCATGCCCGGCAAGGGCCGCAGGTCGAATTCCAGCGAACATTGGCCGCAGATCCGGTTCGGGTTGTCGCCCCCGTGGATGCAACCAAAATTGAGCGTCGGTTGCGGCACGCTGAACTGCGGGTTACGGAACTCGCGCTGCCATTGCAGGCGCAAACCGCGCAGTTCGCCCATGGCGTCGTGCATGGCTTCCAGGGCGCTGTGGCCCAGGCTTGGGTCCGACGAATGGCCGCTGCGCCCGAGGATGTCGATGCGCTCCATCATCACGCCCTTGTGCAGGCGAATCGGCTTGAGCCCTGTCGGCTCGCCGATCACCGCGGCGCGCCCCAATGGCCTGCCGGCCGCGGCCAAGGCGCGAGCGCCGGCCATGGAGCTTTCTTCATCGCACGTGGCGAGGATCATCAGCGGTTGCTTGAACGGTTTGTCGAGCAGCGGCAGCACGGCTTCGATGGCCAGGGCGAAAAAGCCCTTCATGTCACAACTGCCCAGCCCGACCCAGCGACCGTCGACTTCGGTCAGCTTCAGCGGATCGGTTTGCCACAGCGCGCCGTCGAACGGCACCGTGTCGCTGTGCCCGGCCAGCACCAGGCCACCGGGGCCGGAGCCGAAACTGGCCAGCAAGTTGAACTTGCCGGGGCTGACCTGCTGGATCTCGCAGGCAAAGCCCACGTCGCCAAGCCAGGTCGCCAGCAGATCAATGACCCCACGATTGGATTGGTCCAAGTGGGGTTGGGTGCAACTGACGGATGGTGCGCCAATCAGCGCAGCGAACTGGTCTTTCATGGACGGCAAAGGCATCGCTGACTCCCAACTCCCAAGATGAACCCCATCATAGAGCCATCCTGCGGCAGGAATAAACCGTCGCGGCACGTCAACGCAGCGAGTCCTGTACACTGCACGGCCTTGGCAGCCACACATTCCCCCGGCTGCGCTCCCGATCCTGGATTTTCCGGCCATGCAGAAAGAAACCGAAATCAAACTCCGCGTCAGCCGCGAAACCCTCGCTGCGCTGCGCGAGCATCCGTTACTGAAAAAACGCAACAAAAGTGGCTGGGAACGCCGTGAGTTGATGAACCAGTACTTCGACACGCCAGAGCGTGACCTGGCCCGCGCCAAGGTTGCCCTGCGCCTGCGCCGCGATGGCGAAGAAGTGATTCAGACCCTCAAGACCCGTGGCCAGAGCGTCGCAGGCCTGTCCGAGCGCAACGAATACGACTGGAACCTGCCCAAAGCCAAGCTCGACGTGAAAAAGCTCGATGGCGAATGCTGGCCTGAAGAACTGGCCGAGCTGGACAAAAAGACCCTCAAGCCAATCTTCACCACCGATTTCGTCCGCGAACGCGCCGAAATCGCCTGGGGCCGTGGCAAGACCAAAGTGGTCATCGAAGCCGCACTGGACCTGGGCCACGTGGTCGTCGGCAAGCAGAAAGAAGAAATCTGCGAGTTGGAACTGGAACTGCGTGAAGGCGAACCTGCCGCACTGCTGGAACTGGCTGCCGAACTGGCCGCGACCCTGGCGCTGATGCCGTGCGATATCAGCAAGGCCGAGCGTGGTTATCGCCTGTTCGACGCCAACAGCTATTCGCTGAGCCTGCCAGCGCCGGAACTGACCTTCGAACTGCCGCTGGACGACGCGTTCGCCGCACTGAGCTGGCACTTGCTGGGCAGCAGCCAGCGCCTGGCCGAGCAGTATCGCTTCAATGGCCACTGGCGCCTGTTGCTGGACTGGGTCGAAAACCTCGCCGAACTGCGCGCCTTGATCGGCAGCCTGGGCCAGGCCGCGCCACGTCAGTCGACTCACGACTTGCGTGTCGCACTGGACGCCTTGCTGGAAGACTGGCGCCCGCTGGTTCAGGCCGGCCAGGACGACGAAGACGTGCGTAAAGCCGCACCCGAGCAGTTCCTCGAAGAGCTGGAAGACCCGCGCTGGGGCCAGTTCTCGTTGAGCGCCTCGCGCTGGTTGCTGGCCCGTACCTGGACAGCCGATCGCAACACCCGTGGCAATCGCCAGGGCGCCGCGCAGCTGGGCAACTGGTTGCCACGCCTGCTGGGCGAGGAAGCCACGTCCCTGCAATTGCAACGCTACCAGCAACAGCCGGAAGACCTGGCCGAGCAACTGCCGCGTATCGAGCGCATTCAGGCCTGGATGCACCACGCCCGCAACGTGCTGGACATCCCGGAAATGGATCGCCTGTACGGTGAGCTGAACAAACTGGCGCAACTGGCCAACGAACCGATCACCGACGAAACCCTGGATGCGCGCAAGCAGCAGGCGATTGCGGTGTATCAGAACCGTGCCTGGAAGATGCTGCTGCGTATGTAACAACCCAATACCTGTGGCGAGGGAGCTTGCTCCCGCTGGGGCGCGAAGCGCCCCCAAATCCGACAAACGCGTTATGCCTGATTCACCGCGTTGCCGGGATAGGGAGTCCTTCGGCCTCCAGCGGGAGCAAGCTACCTCGCCACAAGGTCACATGCTTTAGCGCAACACCGGCAAACTCGTCGTGGACTTGATTTCGGACAAGGCCACGATGGAGTTCACCTCCTGAATCCCCGGCACCATCGACAGCTTTTCAAAGAAGAAACGCTCATACGCTTCGATGTCCGCCGTGACGATGCGCAGCAGAAAGTCCACCGCCCCCATCAGCACGTAACACTCCAGTACCTCCGGAAAGCCGCGAATCGCCTCGGTGAATTCCGTGAAGTTCGAACGCCCATGGGCGTTGAGTTTGATCTCGGCAAAAATCTGCGTGTTCAGGCCAATCTTCTTGCGATCGAGCAACGTTACCTGACCGCGAATCACGCCTTCCTCTTTCATCCGCTGAATCCGCCGCCAGCACGGCGACTGCGACAAACCCACCTGCTCGGCAATCTGCGCACTGGAAAGGGAAGCGTCCTCTTGCAGCAGGGCCAGAATTCGTCGGTCGTAAGCGTCCAGCTCGCTGTGCATAGAAAAACCCCGAATATCTATATTTGAGAGTCGATTGATTCGATTAACCGCCAATTCGCTCCATCTTAGATAAGAAATGCCCGGCGTCGAATGTAAAAATTTCTCCACTGTTCTGGAGACCCATCATGCCCCCGCTCGAAGCCGTCAGCAGCACCCCCACCCGCGCCGATGTATGGAACGTCAACAACGCGCATTGCCGCGTGCACTACCAATTGCAGGCCGAGGCGGAACCCGACCTGCTGTGCCGGGCGCTCAACCTGTTTGCCTTGCAGTTTCTGGTGCCGCAGTCCGTCAACGTCGTACGTCAGGACGAGTGGCTGTCGATCGACATCGTCATGGACGGCCTGAGCTGGCACCGCGCCCAGGTGATCGCGGAAAAACTGCGCAACCTGATCAGCGTCTGCTCGGTGGAGCTGCAAGCGGCTGATGCTTCCAGGCTTCATGCGCAACAGGCGGCGGGCTGAGGCACGGCGGTAAAAACTCGAAACGGCTTGCTCGCTCAATAGCCGAACGGTCTCCGGGACCGGGACTATTCTTTGCAATCTGTGGTCAGAGGCGCACACCTCCAAACCGCATGGTGCAGGATCGTTCTCAAGGAGCCCGCATGTCCGTTCAACTCGTCACTCAGGACCGCTGGCTGGATCTCAATGATCTGCTGCGCGAACTGGTCGCCCAAGGCTTTATCAGCCAGGACTCGGCCGAACACGCCCTCAACACTCGCCGCCGTCATACGCCCAACAGCCAGTTGCATCCGCTGGAGTTCATCGCCGGCCAACACCTGGACGACCTCAGCCGCCCCGGTAAACGCCTGGACCTGGAAAGCCTGACCCTCTGGCTCTCGCAACAGGCCGGCCAGCCGTATTTGCGCATCGACCCGTTGAAAATCAACGTCGCGCAAGTGATGCCGCTGATGTCTTACGCCTTTGCGCAACGCCACAAGATTCTCGCGGTGGCCATCGACCGCGACGCCGTGACCGTGGCCAGTGCGCAGCCTTATGTGCGGGGCTGGGAGGCCGACCTGACGCACGTGTTGCAGTTGCCGATCAAACGGGTGGTCGCCAACCCGGTGGACATCCAGCGCTTCAGTGTGGAGTTCTTTCGCCTGGCCAAATCGGTCAGCGGCGCAACCCATGCCGATCAGCAGATGAGCACCCTGGGCAACTTCGAACAGTTGCTCAACCTCGGCGCCAGCGACCAGGAGCCGGATGCCAACGACGCGCACATCGTCAACATCGTCGACTGGCTGTTCCAGTACGCCTTCCAGCAGCGCGCCAGCGATATCCACATCGAGCCGCGTCGCGAGCAGGGCACCGTGCGTTTTCGCATCGACGGCGTGCTGCACAACGTCTATCAATTCCCGCCGCAAGTGACCATGGCCATCGTCAGCCGCCTCAAAAGCCTGGGGCGGATGAACGTCGCGGAGAAACGCAAACCCCAGGATGGCCGGGTCAAGACCAAGACCCCGGACGGTGGCGAAGTCGAGCTGCGGCTGTCGACGCTGCCCACCGCGTTCGGCGAAAAACTGGTGATGCGGATCTTCGACCCGGAAGTGCTGCTCAAGGACTTCGACCAGTTGGGGTTCTCGGCCGAGGACCTGCGCCGCTGGCAGGACATGACCCGCCAGCCCAACGGCATCATTCTGGTCACCGGCCCCACCGGGTCGGGCAAGACCACCACGCTCTACACCACCCTGAAAAAACTCGCGACGCCAGAGGTCAACCTCTGCACCATCGAGGACCCGATTGAAATGGTCGAACCGGCGTTCAACCAGATGCAGGTCCAGCACAACATCGACCTGACCTTTGCCAGCGGCGTGCGCGCCCTGATGCGTCAGGACCCGGACATCATCATGATCGGTGAGATCCGCGACCTCGAAACCGCCGAAATGGCCATTCAAGCGGCGCTTACCGGGCACCTGGTGCTCTCGACCCTGCACACCAACGACGCGCCCAGCGCCATCAGCCGCTTGCTGGAACTCGGCGTGCCGCATTACCTGATCAAAGCCACGGTGCTGGGCGTGATGGCGCAACGGCTGGTGCGAACCTTGTGCCCGCATTGCAAGGCGCCGCTGACCCTCGGCGAAGAAGACTGGCAAACCTTGACCCGCCCCTGGCAGGCACCGCTGCCAAGCAACGCCCAGCGCGCCATCGGCTGCCTGGAGTGCCGCGACACCGGTTACCGCGGGCGGGCCGGGGTGTATGAAATCATGCAATTGAGCGATGCGATCAAGACGCTGATCACCCCCGACACCGACCTCACCGCCGTGCGCCGCCAGGCGTTCAAGGAAGGCATGCGCAGCCTGCGGCTGTCTGGCGCGCAGAAGGTCGGCGCCGGGTTGACCACCCTTGAGGAGGTGTTGCGGGTGACCCCGCAAAGCGAGCAGAAATAGCGGCGTTACCAGTCGGGCACGCCCAGCTCGGCATTGGACTTGATCCACAGGGTGCTGCCGTCGGCCCGGCGTTGCAGGATCGAGCGCCCGGCCGCCAGGGTTTCACCCGTGCGCAGGTTACGCGCGGCATAGTCGCTGCTCGGGCTGAACAACACGGTGGGCACCTCGTCCTGGCGCACACTCATGCCTCTGGGGTATTCCCAGTCGCCCAGACTCATTGGGTCCGCCAACTGACCTGTCCAGTATCGGCGCTGGCGTTGCTCATTGAGCTTGAGGGTCAGGGACACCAACCCGATGCCCTCGATGACCACCGGAGGATGAGCGGCGCCGAGGGTCTGCACAATGTATTCGTGGGTGTGGTGACTGACCAGGCTGTCGGCAGGCCAGGTCACGCCTTGCACGGTTACCTGCGGCGCCAGGGTGCAAGAGTCCAGCGTCCAGCGCTCGGGTTGCAGGCGAACCTCGGCTGCCGCGTCCAAAGTCACCCAGCTCCCGCCCGCACAGGGCCAACCGTCGACGACCTGATCGCTGGCCAGTTGCAGACGGACATAGTCACCGTGCTCAGGCAATTCAAGCGCGGTCACCTGCACGCCCATGACCGGCTGCGGCTCGGCGAACTCGGCGTACTTCAGGCTTTGCAGGCCATGGACCTGTGGCTGATCGTAGATGTCGAGGGGTTTCCAGGTCGCGAGCTTCACCTGCGTCCCGGCCGGAAAGCGCAGGCCGCCCAGTTGCAGGTCCTGTTCGAGGCGCGGGTTCAGCGCTTGTGTGTCTAAAAACTCACGCGCCTCGGACCACAGCGTACCGGCCACCACGGTCGAGAAGACCAGCGCCAACACCCCGAACGTGCGCGGATGCCGCAGCAGGACACGCCGCCAACGCTTCACGAAACAGGCGATCAACAGGGCCGGCAAGCCGACGAAAGACACCAGCACCAGTTGCAACAGCACACCGGCCAGCAGCATTGCGATAAAACTCGGTCCGAAAATCAAGGCAGGCATCCATGCAGGTGGGGCGCACATGTTACCCGAGGCGCTGAGGGCCGCGTTTACACAACGAATGCTCGTCCCCGGACCGCGCCGCTACACTCCTTGTACTGAAGCTTCTTTGACCAATGACTCGAACAGGGATTTGTCATGCAAATAGGCAGCGTGCTTCTACTTTTTGTCGGTTTGGTCGTCGCCATTCTGTTCATGGGATTCAAAGTGGTGCCCCAGGGCTATCAATGGACAGTCGAGCGTTTCGGCCGCTACACCAACACCCTCAAACCGGGCCTGAACATCATCATTCCGGTGATGGACCGCATCGGCCGCAAGATCAACGTGATGGAAAATGTGCTGGATATTCCGCCCCAGGAAGTCATCACCGCCGATAACGCCACGGTGCAGATCGACGCCGTGTGCTTTTTCCAGGTGGTCAACACCGCCCAAGCGGCTTACGAGGTGAACAACCTCGAACACGCTATCCGCAACCTGCTGCAAACCAATATCCGTACCGTGCTCGGCTCGATGGAACTGGACGCCATGCTCAGCCAGCGCGACGCCATCAACGAAAAACTGCTGCGCACCGTCGATGAAGCCACCGCGCCGTGGGGCATCAAGATCACCCGGATCGAGATCAAGGACATCAGCCCGCCGGCCGACCTGATGGCGGCCATGTCCGGGCAAATGAAAGCCGAGCGGATCAAACGTGCGCAGATCCTTGAAGCCGAAGGCCTGCGCGCCTCGGCGATTCTGACGGCCGAGGGCAAGAAGCAGGCGCAGATTCTCGAAGCCGAAGGCAGTCGACAGGCGGCGTTCCTCGAATCCGAAGCCCGCGAGCGTCAGGCCGAAGCCGAAGCGCGAGCAACCAAAGTGGTGTCCGAGGCGATTGCCAGCGGCAACGTGCAGGCGGTGAACTACTTCGTCGCCCAGAAATACATCGATGCCCTGGGCAAACTGGCCTCAGCCAACAACAGCAAGGTGATACTGATGCCGCTCGAAGCCAGCCAGGTGATCGGCGCCGTCGGCGGCATCGGCGAAATCGTCAAGGCCACGTTCGACGGCAAGAAGTCCTGAGGGTCGGCCATGTGGGCATTTCTGCAACATTTGTCGTTCTGGGACTGGCTGGCGCTGGGCACCGTTTTACTGATTCTCGAAGTGTTCGGCGCTGGCGGCTATCTGCTGTGGATCGGCATGGCCGCGGCCGCGGTGGGCGTGCTGACATTCCTGATCCCGAACCTGTCGTGGGCGGTGCAGTTCCTGCTGTTCGGGCTGCTGTCGATCACCACTGCGCTGTACTGGTGGCGACGCCAGCGCAGTGCGGTCCGCGACAGCGACCAGCCGAACCTCAACCTGCGCGGCCAGGAACTGGTCGGCAAGGTCTTCGTGGTGCATCAGGCGATCATCAACGGACGCGGCAAGATCAAGGTTGCCGACGGCGTGTGGATGGCCAAGGGGCCGGATTCCCCGGCTGGCGCACGGGTGCGCGTGGTCGGCCAGGAAGGCGTGATCATCGTGGTCGAACACGCAGATTGAACGTCATGGAACTGGAACAGGTGATCTGCAATCAAACCCGTTAGATCACCTACATCGGAGTCACCCACCATGCGTTTCAAACTTGCTGTCGCCACACTGGCCCTGCTGTCTCTTCCTGTTGGTTCAGCCATGGCCGACAGCTTCTGGCGTAATGTCATTTCGTCAGGCGCAACCACCGCGTCCACCTACCTGACCTTCAAGGATCACAAGCTGATCGTCGCCGCCCAGGACGACGCCGGCAGCTTCGTTGCCAGTGATGGCAGTATTCGCGGCCCGTACCTGGAAGCCGCGATGCAGAAAGTCCGCGCCGACAACCCGGGCCTGAAAGCCACCGACATGGACCTGGCCAACGCCATCCTGGCCAAGAATGCCGTGGCCTCGGAATAAGCTTCATCGCTGAACAAAAATGCCGCTCTCATGAGCGGCATTTTTTTGCCTGCCCCGCTCCCACATTGGACAGGTGTTAACCGTTACTTCAGCGGTATTCATCCACCGGCACACAAGCGCAGAACAGATTGCGGTCGCCATAGACGTTATCCACACGGTTCACCGTCGGCCAGTACTTGTGCGCCTTGGTATGGGCATCGGGCGTGACGGCTTGCTCGACGCTGTAGGGTCTGTCCCACACGCCGATGACGTCCGCCAGCGTGTGGGGCGCGCGTTTCAGCGGGTTGTCCTCGGCCGGCCAGCTGCCGTTCTGCACCTCGGTGATTTCCGCACGAATGCTCAGCATGGCGTTGATGAAGCGATCCAGCTCCGCCTTGGACTCGCTTTCCGTCGGTTCGACCATCAAGGTACCCGGCACCGGAAACGACATGGTCGGCGCGTGGAAGCCGTAATCCATCAGCCGCTTGGCGACATCTTCTTCACTGATCCCGGTCTGCGCCTTGAGCGGACGCAGGTCGAGAATGCACTCATGGGCCACCCGCCCGTTGCGTCCGCTGTAGAGCACTGGGAACGCGCCCGACAAGTGCCGGGCCAGGTAATTGGCCGACAGAATCGCCACTTCACTGGCGTCCGCCAATTGCGGCCCCATCATTGCGATGTACATCCAGCTGATCGGCAAAATACTCGCACTGCCCCAGGGCGCCGCGCTGACCGCACCGTTCTGCGGGTGGGGGCCGTCAATCGGCACCACCGGATGATTGGCGACGAACGGCGCCAGGTGCGCCCGCACGCCAATCGGCCCCATGCCCGGCCCGCCGCCGCCATGGGGAATGCAGAACGTCTTGTGCAGGTTCATGTGGGACACATCCGCGCCAATGTCCGCCGGCCGCGCCAGCCCGACCTGCGCGTTGAGGTTGGCGCCGTCCATGTACACCTGGCCGCCGTGGCTGTGGATAACTTCACAGATCTGACTGATGCCCTCTTCGTACACACCGTGGGTCGAGGGATAGGTGGCCATCAGGCAGGACAAGTGCTCACCCGCCGCCAAGGCCTTGGCCTTGAGGTCTTCAAGGTCGACGTTGCCAGCATCGTCGCAGTCGACGATCACCACCCGCATCCCGGCCATCTGCGCCGACGCCGGGTTGGTGCCGTGGGCCGAGGCCGGAATCAGGCAGATGTCCCGCGCGCCCTGCTGGCGGCTCTCGTGGTATTTACGGATTGCCAGCAACCCGGCGTATTCACCCTGGGCGCCGGAGTTGGGTTGCATGCAGATCGCGTCGAACCCGGTGATTGCACACAACCAGCGCTCCAGTTCGCCGATCATCAGCGAATAACCCACGGCCTGCTCTTTCGGCGCAAACGGGTGCAGGTTGGCGAACGCCGGCCAGGTGATCGGGATCATCTCGCTGGTGGCGTTGAGCTTCATGGTGCAGGAACCCAGCGGGATCATTGACTGGTTAAGCGCCAGGTCCTTGTTTTCCAGTTGCTTGAGGTAGCGCAGCATCTCGGTTTCGCTGTGGTGCGCGTTGAAGACCGGGTGACGCAGGTACGGCGATGTGCGCAACAAAGCGTCGGGAATGCCGGATTCAAGCCGTTCAGCATCCAGATCGGCGACGCTGAGCCCATGATCGGCTCCCAGGAACACATCGAGCAGCGTGGCCACGGTGCGTTCATCACAGCTTTCGTCGAGGCTCACCCCGACTTGCCCGCGCCCGAGAATCCGCAGGTTGATTTGCGCAGCCTTGGCACTCTCAAGGATCGCGGTCTGACTGCCTCCGACGTCGAGGGTCAAGGTGTCGAAAAACTGTTGGTTGAGTCGGGCAATGCCATGGCGTTCCAGTGCCGTGGCGAGGATGCAGGTCAGCCGATGCACACGCTGGGCAATACGCCTGAGGCCTTCGGGGCCGTGGTAAACCGCATAAAAACTGGCAATGTTGGCCAGCAGGACCTGCGCGGTGCAGATGTTCGAATTGGCCTTCTCGCGGCGGATATGTTGCTCGCGGGTTTGCAGGGCCATGCGCAACGCAACGTTGCCGCGTGCGTCTTTGGACACGCCGATGATCCGCCCCGGAATCGCTCGCTTGTATTCGTCGCGACTGGCGAAAAACGCCGCGTGGGGGCCGCCGTAACCCATCGGCACGCCGAAGCGCTGGGAAGAACCGAACACCACGTCGGCACCCAGTTCGCCGGGGGGCGTGAGCAGCAGCAGGCTCAACAGGTCCGCCGCCACGCAGGCCAGCGCTTGCCGGGCGTGCAAGTGATCGATCAACGGTCGCAGGTCACGGATCTCGCCGTGGGTGTCGGGATACTGCAACAGCGCACCGAACACCTCGTGCTGTTTCAAGTTATCCACCGTGTCGACGATCAACTCGAAACCGAAGCCCTCGGCGCGGGTGCGCACCACCGAAATAGTCTGTGGGTGGCAGTGTTCGTCGACGAAGAACCGGTTGCTTTTGGACTTGGCCACGCGACGGGCCAGCGCCATGGCTTCGGCCGCTGCCGTGGCTTCGTCGAGCAAGGAGGCGTTGGCCAGTTCAAGGCCGCTCAGGTCGATGGTCAGTTGCTGGAAGTTGAGCAAGGCTTCGAGCCGACCCTGGGCAATTTCCGGTTGATAAGGCGTATAGGCCGTGTACCAACCGGGATTTTCCAGCACGTTGCGCACAATCACTGCAGGCGTCAGGGTCCCGTGGTAGCCCATGCCGATCAGGCTGGTCCAGACCTGGTTCTGTTCGGCGTAACCCCGCAGCTTGGCCAGCGCGGCTTCCTCATCAAGGGCCGGGGGCAGGTCCAGCGCACGGTTGAGGCGAATGCCCGGCGGCACGGTTTGCTCGATCAGTTCGACTCGGCTACCGAGCCCGAGGCTGTCGAGCATGGCTTGCTGTTCGCCGGCATCGGGGCCCAGGTGCCGCCGCAGGAAGGCATTGGGGTCTCGCAACTGGCTCAAGGATGGCAACTGGGACATGACGGGCTCTCTCTTGAATGGCGCTCAGCGTCTGTTCAACTCGGTTCTGGCAGCATAGCTCCCCTGCGCGCACGGTATGGCGTCTTCGACCAATCGGAGCCATTCTGTGTCGCGCATCACCAACGTCCGCCAACCGGGTGCACCGATCGTTATGAGCCAACTGCCTTTTCTACCGTTTTCCAAACCCGTCATCGATGAAGCCACCATTGCCGCCGTCGGCGATGTGCTGCGCTCCGGCTGGATCACCAGCGGGCCGAAGGTCCAGGCCTTCGAAGCCCAGCTCTCGGAGTTCTTTGGCGGCCGCCCGGTGCGGACCTTCAATTCCGGCACCTGCACCATGGAGATTGCCTTGCGCATCGCCGGCGTCGGGCCGGGCGACGAAGTCATCACTACGCCGATTTCCTGGGTGGCCACGGCCAACGTGATTCTTGAAGTCGGCGCCACCCCGGTGTTTGCCGACATTGACCCGATCACCCGCAACATCGACCTGGCCCAGCTGGAAGCGGCCATTACTCCGCGCACCAAGGCCATCATCCCGGTGTTTCTCGCCGGGTTGCCGGTGGACATGAGCCGCTTGTACGCCCTCGCGAAGCAACACGGTTTGAGGATCGTCGAAGATGCCGCCCAGGCATTGGGTTCCAGCTGGAATGGCCAGCGCATCGGCGCTACCGGCGACTTCGTGTCGTTCAGCTTCCAGGCCAACAAGAACGTCACCTCCTCGGAGGGCGGTTGCCTGGTGCTCAACAACGCTGAAGAAGTGCGACTGGCCGAGAAGTACCGCCTGCAAGGCGTGACCCGCAGCGGTTTCGATGGGCTGGACGTTGATGTACTGGGCGGCAAGTTCAACATGACGGACGTGGCGGCCGCCATCGGCCTGGGGCCAGTTCGCCCACATCGACGCCATCACCGCACACCGCCGGGAACTGGCCAGGCATTACTTCGCCTGTTTCGGCAGCGACTTCGAAGCCACTTACGGCGCGCAACTGCCACCCGCGGACTTCACCCAGAGCAACTGGCACTTGTTTCAATTGGTGTTGCCGGAGCGCACGGACGGCAAACCCGCCCGCGCCACGTTCATGGAACAGATGCAGGAACGGGGCGTCGGCATTGGTTACCACTACCCACCGATCCACCTGCTGAGCCTTTACCGCGAACGCGGTTTCAAGGAAGGCCAGTTCCCGGTGGCCGAACGGGTCGGCCGCCTGATCGTGTCATTGCCGATGTTCACCAGCATGAGCAAAAGCGACGTCGAGCGCTCGGTGGCGGCGGTGAAGGCCGTATTGCAAGACGCTTGACCGTTGCTGCCCCGTAACCGGATAGCACCCCCTGGCACACAAAACGCCCAATGCACTGCATTGGGCGTTTTTATTTAGGCGATAAGTACAACGACTAATTGCTCTATATCGACAGATCGGAAGTGAGCACCGAACGCCAAATAAACTCTGCTTTCACTCTTCCATTCCGGCAGCACCAGCAAGCGGGTGATTAATCAACTATTAATGAAATGCCCTGCTGCTTTTGCAAAAAAAGCTATCGCCATTCGCAAGCGCGCATCATAGCCAATAGGTCTATGAGTAAAAAAACCGCATGCTATGTTTTCAGAGGGTTATTGAGCGACCCAAAAAACGCACACATGACCTACACAACTTTCGCTTGCCGATTCGAAATGGAGTTCAAAAATGAGCACTCAACAAATTGTTGTTTTCATCGAAGAAGAACAACTGATCGCACAAAAAAATAACAACTACAGTCTCTACCTGGCAAAAAAAGTAAACAACGATTTTACCGTCGTATGGCAATCAAAGGGTCCTATTGCCACTGTCAACAACCCTAGTTATGGCTACAGAAACGTATTCGACATTACCACGCCTTCTTTCATGGTCAATTACACCACCGACCCGGTCACCTCCGGCGCAGTCACCTTTACATCCGGTGGTAAAAGCCAGGGTATCAGCACCGGCCAAACAACCATACTGGACCAGAACGGTGTATTTTCCCCCGCAAAAAATGATGGCGCCTCTGGAGACGTTGTCATCAAAAACGCATTACAAGGAAATCCACGCGCTATCTTGCAAGATGCCAATGGCAATAACCTCTGGGTGAACCGTCAGAGCGGCATGAATATTGGTACTGCCACACTCACCCCCATCAGCCAATACCAACTGTGGTTCGGGAATATCCAGGTCACTGGC
Proteins encoded in this region:
- a CDS encoding DUF2388 domain-containing protein, which encodes MRFKLAVATLALLSLPVGSAMADSFWRNVISSGATTASTYLTFKDHKLIVAAQDDAGSFVASDGSIRGPYLEAAMQKVRADNPGLKATDMDLANAILAKNAVASE
- the gcvP gene encoding aminomethyl-transferring glycine dehydrogenase, whose product is MSQLPSLSQLRDPNAFLRRHLGPDAGEQQAMLDSLGLGSRVELIEQTVPPGIRLNRALDLPPALDEEAALAKLRGYAEQNQVWTSLIGMGYHGTLTPAVIVRNVLENPGWYTAYTPYQPEIAQGRLEALLNFQQLTIDLSGLELANASLLDEATAAAEAMALARRVAKSKSNRFFVDEHCHPQTISVVRTRAEGFGFELIVDTVDNLKQHEVFGALLQYPDTHGEIRDLRPLIDHLHARQALACVAADLLSLLLLTPPGELGADVVFGSSQRFGVPMGYGGPHAAFFASRDEYKRAIPGRIIGVSKDARGNVALRMALQTREQHIRREKANSNICTAQVLLANIASFYAVYHGPEGLRRIAQRVHRLTCILATALERHGIARLNQQFFDTLTLDVGGSQTAILESAKAAQINLRILGRGQVGVSLDESCDERTVATLLDVFLGADHGLSVADLDAERLESGIPDALLRTSPYLRHPVFNAHHSETEMLRYLKQLENKDLALNQSMIPLGSCTMKLNATSEMIPITWPAFANLHPFAPKEQAVGYSLMIGELERWLCAITGFDAICMQPNSGAQGEYAGLLAIRKYHESRQQGARDICLIPASAHGTNPASAQMAGMRVVIVDCDDAGNVDLEDLKAKALAAGEHLSCLMATYPSTHGVYEEGISQICEVIHSHGGQVYMDGANLNAQVGLARPADIGADVSHMNLHKTFCIPHGGGGPGMGPIGVRAHLAPFVANHPVVPIDGPHPQNGAVSAAPWGSASILPISWMYIAMMGPQLADASEVAILSANYLARHLSGAFPVLYSGRNGRVAHECILDLRPLKAQTGISEEDVAKRLMDYGFHAPTMSFPVPGTLMVEPTESESKAELDRFINAMLSIRAEITEVQNGSWPAEDNPLKRAPHTLADVIGVWDRPYSVEQAVTPDAHTKAHKYWPTVNRVDNVYGDRNLFCACVPVDEYR